The following is a genomic window from Citrifermentans bemidjiense Bem.
AGCACGATGCCGGCGCCGAGCTTGTACGCGAGGGCCGCGCCGATGATGAAGCCGCGCGCTTCAACACCCACTACCTTGTCTATCTTCTGCCCAACGTAACGGTGCGACAGAAGGTCGACCATGCGCTGAAACGATTTGGCATCCCCTAAGAGCGTGGTGATGTCCTTGAAAAGTATCCCCTTCTTGGGGAAGTCCGGGATGTTCCTGATGATGCTTTTCAGATCTTCCATTTATCCTGCCGCTCCTTATGTGCCTGTAGTTGTCGGGGGGACAGCCGCGCGCCCCATGACATCGGTCGTTTCTACTATCTTTCTCAGCTTTTCCAGCGATTTCGCTTCGATCTGCCTGATCCTCTCGCGGGTCACGCCGAAGCTGCGCCCGATGGTGTCGAGGGTCTGGGGGTCCTTGTCGTCGAGACCAAAACGGAGCGTGAGGATCTTCTTCTCGGCGTCGGAGAGGGTCTCGAACCACTTGGAGACCAGCTCGTACTTGTTGAGGTCCTCCAGGAGCACGGCCGGCGATATGGTGGAGGTGTCCTCTATGGTGTCGATAAGGAAATAGTCGTTGTTCTCCCCCATGGGGCGCTCGATGGAGTAGGTCTTCTTCAGGAGGACCATGAGCCTGCGCACGTAGGTGACGTTCACCTCAAGGGTGTCGGCGACTTCCTTGATGCTCGGCTCGCGGTTCATCTTCTGCACCAGTTCGCGCGTCACCCTTAGCATCTTGTTGATGTCGTCGGAGACGTGCACCGGCAGGCGGATGGTGCGCGACTGGTTCACCAGCGCGCGCTCGATGGACTGCCGGATCCACCAGGTGGCGTAGGTGGAGAAGCGGCACTCCTTGGAGAGCTTGAAGCGCTCCACGGCCTTGATGAGCCCCATGTTCCCTTCTTCGATGAGATCCAGGAAGGGGAGCCCGCGGTTTATGTAGCGCTTGGCGATCTTCACCACCAGGCGGAGGTTGGAGACGATCATGCGGTCGCGGGCGGCCTTGTCGCCCAGGTCGATACGCGCAGCCAACTCCTTCTCCTCGTCGGCGGTGAGAAGCTTGGTCTTCTGGATTTCGCGCAGGTAGAGCTTGATGGCGTCATCGAAATGCTCGACCACTGCGGCCTTGATTTCCTCTTCCTCTACCTCGGCAGGTTCGTCGGCTTCGGCCTCGACTTCCTCCAGTTCGAGTGCGTCGGGGTCCTGCTCGGCGTCCAGAAAAAGAGGTTCCTTCTCCTCTAAATGTCCTTCGTTTTCCATGCGAGACTCCTTTAGCAAAGCTTTGAGATGGTGTGTCTGCAACCTTTGCTACTGCTCGTCATTCCAGCCGTTTCTTCCAATAAGTCTTACGAAGCGGCAGCCGTCGCACTCTTCGGTGGCCACACTGCCGTCCATTCCCTTTGTTACCAGCAAGAGCTTCTGGTCGATCCTGTCGCCCACCGGTATCACCAGCCTGCCCCCGGGGGCCAGCTGCTGGACCAGGCAGTCGGGAAGATGCGGGGCGCCCGCGGTAACCAGGATGGCGTCGAAAGGCGCCTCCTCGGCCCACCCCTCGGTTCCGTCCCCTATCTTCAGGTTCACGTTCAAAAGCCTGAGGCTGTCGAGAGCCTTGCGCGCCTTGAGGGCCAGCGGCCTGATGCGCTCTACGGTGCAGACCCGGTCGGCGAGGGTGGCGAGGACGGCTGCCTGGTAGCCTGAGCCGGTTCCCAGCTCCAGCACCTTTTCGCGCCCGGTGAGCGCCAGAAGCTGCGTCATCTTCGCCACAATGTACGGCTGCGAGATGGTCTGCTTTTCGCCTATCGGCAGCGATCCGTCGCTGTAGGCCTGGGCCGACATGGCCTCTTCTACGAATATGTGTCTCGGTATTTCCTGCATGGCGCCCAGCACCCGCTGGTCGGTGATGCCACGCTTCACCAGCTCAGCAACCATTCTCTTCCGTGCAACAGCAGAATTCATTTCCCCCCCGATCTCAAGCAGCGGGGAAATATAACAAAAGGAGTTCTAAAAGTCCAGCATCACGGCAATTCCCAGGACTTCAGCATCTCGATCGAGGCATGGTTGGTGAGATCGATGTGCAAGGGTGAAATGGATACGTGTCCTCTCGAAACGGCATGATAATCGGTGCCGGGAATGTCCTCGAAGCTCAGGTCGGTGGTGCCGATCCAGTAGTAGTTCCTGCCGCGAGGGTCGACCTTGTCGACGATGGTCCCCTCGTAGCTGCGCTTCCCCTGGCAGGTGATGAGAGGCGGCAGCAGGCTTTCCGCGGGAAGATCCGGCACGTTTACGTTGAGATAAGTGTCGCGCGGAAGGCCTTTTTGGTGCACGGTCACGGCAAGTTTTGCCGCGCAGGCGGCCGCGGCCTCGAAATGCTCTCCTGCCGAGCGGGTGACCAGGGAGACTGCTATAGCGGGAATACCCATCAGTGTCGCCTCCAACGCCGCCGCCACAGTGCCGGAGTAGGTAACGTCGTCCGCTATGTTGGCGCCGCGGTTGACGCCGGAGATGACGAGGTCCGGGCGGTACGACAAAAGGCTGTGAATGCCTAGGTTGACGCAGTCTGTAGGTGTCCCCTCGACGGAGAAGACGTTGGCGCCGATGCGTGCCGCTCTTAACGGGTGATGCAGGGTGAGCGCGTGGGAGACGGCGCTTTGTTCCCGGTCCGGGGCCACTACTACGACCTCGGCCACCTCGGAAACCTTCTTGATGAGCGCGGCGAGACCGGGAGAATGCACCCCGTCGTCATTGGTAAGGAGAATCTTCACTTGTAAAACCCCTCGCTAAGTCATCAGCTGCAAAACGTCACTAAAAGGACCAGTGCCCCTCACACATGGTTCCTCTTCGGCAGAGGATGGCCGCACTTTAGCATATTTTAATATTAAACGGGACTTTTTTAAAAACCCTTCGCACGCGGATGACGCGGATCAAAATCGATAACTTTGGATCAACCCCCCCCCCTGCTCTAGCTTGATCCGCAGTTATCCGCGTTATCCGCAAAATCCGTGTGCGATGACTTTAGCTTGTTCGATCCTCTCTGTCATAGCGGAGCTTCATAGCAATGAGCGAGGCGTAGCACGCAATGGAAAAGGTGTTGGCGAGGATCAGCGGCAGGTCGCCGATCATGGAGCCGTAGATGAGCCAGAGCAGCATGCCGAGGCTCAACATGACCAGCTGCCACATGGAAATGTCGCGCGCGTGCCTGGTCTTGTAGGTCTTGTAGACCTGGGGCACCGCCGCCCCGCTGGTGAGGAGCCCGGCGCAAAAGCCCAAGGTGCCGACGAGGGTCATTCGCCCTTCTTCCCTTTGAACTCGGAGCAGGCCCAGTCTATCTGGGAGAGGAGCCCGCGCAGCGAGGAGACCTCGCGCTCGTCTAGTTCGGCGCGGGAGAAAATGCGACGCAGGGTCCGCATCATGTGATCGGGGTTTTGCGGGTTGAGGTAGCCGATCCTCAGGAAGGAGCGCTCCATGTGCTGGTACAGCGGCTCAAGGGAGGCAGACCCGGCAATGTCGCGGGCCTGCTTCACCGGCGCGGGTGCTACGCCTTTGAGAAACTCGTAGCAGAAGATGAGGACCGCTTGGGAGAGGTTCAGGGAACCGAATTCGTCGGCGGTCTCGATGGTGGCTTGCCAGCGGCAAAGGGCGACTTCGTCGGTGGTGAGGCCGCTGTCCTCGCGCCCGAAGACCAGCGCCATGCGGCTTGCCGGCGCACAGGCGGAGAAGCGCTCCACGATCTCCGCCGGGGTGGAGATCTCGTTGCGGTATTTGCCGTGGCGCCTGGTGGTGGCAACGGAGAACTCGCAGTCGGCGATGGCGTCTTCGAGGGAGGTGAAGATCCGGGCAGAGTCGAGGAGATTGCGTGCGGAAACGGCGAACTTGACCGCGTCCAGATGATC
Proteins encoded in this region:
- a CDS encoding sigma-70 family RNA polymerase sigma factor, which codes for MENEGHLEEKEPLFLDAEQDPDALELEEVEAEADEPAEVEEEEIKAAVVEHFDDAIKLYLREIQKTKLLTADEEKELAARIDLGDKAARDRMIVSNLRLVVKIAKRYINRGLPFLDLIEEGNMGLIKAVERFKLSKECRFSTYATWWIRQSIERALVNQSRTIRLPVHVSDDINKMLRVTRELVQKMNREPSIKEVADTLEVNVTYVRRLMVLLKKTYSIERPMGENNDYFLIDTIEDTSTISPAVLLEDLNKYELVSKWFETLSDAEKKILTLRFGLDDKDPQTLDTIGRSFGVTRERIRQIEAKSLEKLRKIVETTDVMGRAAVPPTTTGT
- a CDS encoding protein-L-isoaspartate(D-aspartate) O-methyltransferase, with the protein product MNSAVARKRMVAELVKRGITDQRVLGAMQEIPRHIFVEEAMSAQAYSDGSLPIGEKQTISQPYIVAKMTQLLALTGREKVLELGTGSGYQAAVLATLADRVCTVERIRPLALKARKALDSLRLLNVNLKIGDGTEGWAEEAPFDAILVTAGAPHLPDCLVQQLAPGGRLVIPVGDRIDQKLLLVTKGMDGSVATEECDGCRFVRLIGRNGWNDEQ
- the surE gene encoding 5'/3'-nucleotidase SurE, with the translated sequence MKILLTNDDGVHSPGLAALIKKVSEVAEVVVVAPDREQSAVSHALTLHHPLRAARIGANVFSVEGTPTDCVNLGIHSLLSYRPDLVISGVNRGANIADDVTYSGTVAAALEATLMGIPAIAVSLVTRSAGEHFEAAAACAAKLAVTVHQKGLPRDTYLNVNVPDLPAESLLPPLITCQGKRSYEGTIVDKVDPRGRNYYWIGTTDLSFEDIPGTDYHAVSRGHVSISPLHIDLTNHASIEMLKSWELP
- a CDS encoding SemiSWEET family sugar transporter, whose protein sequence is MTLVGTLGFCAGLLTSGAAVPQVYKTYKTRHARDISMWQLVMLSLGMLLWLIYGSMIGDLPLILANTFSIACYASLIAMKLRYDREDRTS
- a CDS encoding RNA methyltransferase; this translates as MDLKQRVSVVLVGTQSPGNIGMVCRAMKNMGLSDLRLVNPCQVDHLDAVKFAVSARNLLDSARIFTSLEDAIADCEFSVATTRRHGKYRNEISTPAEIVERFSACAPASRMALVFGREDSGLTTDEVALCRWQATIETADEFGSLNLSQAVLIFCYEFLKGVAPAPVKQARDIAGSASLEPLYQHMERSFLRIGYLNPQNPDHMMRTLRRIFSRAELDEREVSSLRGLLSQIDWACSEFKGKKGE